The stretch of DNA CAAAAATAATGAATTAGGAAATAAATGTTTACAGGAAGGTTATTGTAGTGTGGCGATTGAATACTATCGTCAAGCGATCGCACTAAGTTCAGATTGGGCAGAAGCTCATTATCATTTGGGAATAGCATTAGAAAAACAAAGTCAGAATAACTATCCAGAAGCGATCGCTTGTTATCAAAAGGCAATTGAACTTCAACCAAACTATTTAAAAGCAGAGCTAAGTTTAGTAAATTTACTTTATGCCCAAGGAAAGTTATCAGATCAACAAAAAGTAGATTATGCAGCCAAAAACAACAATCTAGCTCATCAGTATCGACAAGCAGGCAATTTAAAACTGGCGATCAAATATTATGAGCAAGCACTGGCATTAAATCCACAATTAGTAGATGCTCGTCATCAGTTAAGACTAGCGTTACAAGAACAGAGCGATCATCAAATCAAGATTAGTTGTGCCAAGCAATAGAAAGAAGTCTGGGATAACTACAGTTTGATTCCCAATACTTGAGTATGTGCGCCTCTTGCTTGAGTAACGCCGATAGTTCTTTCTGAAGCTTCAATCATGGGACGACGTAAACTAACTACTAAAAACTGAGCTTGTTGAGCTTGCTTTTTAACCATTTTTGATAGTCTGGCGACATTAGCACCATCTAAAAACATATCGACTTCATCAAAAGCATAGAAGGGAGAGGGGCGATATCTTTGTAGAGAAAAGATAAAACTAAGAGCGGTGAGAGATTTTTCTCCTCCAGACATAGAACTTAATCTTTGAACTGGTTTTCCTTTGGGATGGGCAACTAGATTTAAACCACCATTAAAAGGATCTTCTTCATCATCTAATTGTAAGTGTCCGTCTCCTTCAGAAAGTTCGGCAAAAATAGTTTGGAAGTTTTGATTAACTGCATCAAAGGCTTCTTTGAAAGCTCGCAAACGAAGGGTGGTAAATTTTTCAACTCGTAATAATAATTCGGTTCTTTCTGCTGCAATGGTACTTAATTTTTCTGAGAGTTCTTGTAACCTGGCTTCGGTTTTTTCATATTCTTCTAACGCCAGCATATTTACTGGTTCCATTGCTTCTAATTTTTTTTCTCCTTTACGAATTTGTTTTTGTAATTGTTCTAGTTGTTCGGAGATGTTATCAAAGGTAATTTGTTCTCCTGCTTCTGTTTCTTCATCGGTATTGATTAGTTGAGGTATATCAGGAATGGGATCGGGAAGTTCTTGTTGATGTTCAGCTAGTTGTTGTTGAAGATGTTGTAGTGTCTCTTTTCTTTCTTGTTGGGTGGTTTGTAATTTTTCTAGTTTCCAGCAAGTTTGTTGTTGTTGATTTTGTAATTTTCTAACCAATGTTTCAATGCGATCGCGTTCTTGTTTGGTTGTGCCTAATTGTTCATTTAGTTGTTGTAGTTGTTGTTCTGATTCAGTTATTTTTTGTTCGATTTCGATCAGTTGATGATTGATGGCTGATTGTTCATCTTTAATAGTTAGTTGTTCCTGTTTTAATTGAACTAGATGTTGTTGAGCTTCTTCATTTTTTTCGCTCAGACGTTGATATTGGCTTGCTGCATCTTTGAGTTGATTTTCTGCTTCTCGAAGAATTTTTTCTTGATGAGCAAATTCGTTTTCTTTAGTTTTAATTACTGCTTGAATCTGTTGCCATTCACTTTGGTTGTGAGATAATTCTAATTCATCTAGACGTTGTTGATATTCTTGTAATTTGATTTCTTGTTCGGGAAGATTGGTTGCTAAAATTTGTAAGCGGACTTGAATATTTTCTTGCTCTTGTTGATAATTTTGAAGGTTATTAGTTAATTGTGTTTGTTGTTTTTCTAAACGATTAATTTCTTGTTTAAGTTGTTCTAAACGAAGTTGTTTCTCTCTACCATTTTGTCTCGCTTCAGTTAATTCTTTGCCCAAATTCTTGATTTGAATTGATAAATCTGCTATTATTCTGTCATTGTCTGATAAGATGGACGCTATTTCTGTCAATCGCTGCTTCAAGGCTTCTACTTCTTCCGACTCTTTAGTAGAAACAGCCCCAAAATGCAAGCTAGAACGAGAAGATTGACTTCCACCTGTCATTGCACCACTACTTTCTAAGATTTCCCCTTCTAATGTAACAATTCGGTATTTTCCTAGATGATGACGGGCATGATTAAGACTGTCAAAAACAACGGTGTTATTAAAAACATAAGCAAAGATTTTCTGATAACGAGACTCACAACTAATTAAATTAACTGCCAGATCGATAAAACCCTGATTATAACGAAGCGTAGTGGTATCAAGATGACGAGGCGCTTGAATTTTATTGAGCGGTAAAAAAGTTGCCCTACCTGCTCGTTGTGCTTTTAGTAATTCAATTGCTTGGGAAGCAATTCGCTCATCTTCTACTACTAAACAGCCTAATCTTCCTCCCGCAGCAGTTTCTAAAGCAAGTTGATAATTCGCTGCTACTTGTCCTAATTGAGCAACTAAACCATGTACTCCAGGTAAATTAGCATTAATAATTACTTGAGTAGCATAAGTTCCTTGGGCTTCTTGTTGTGCTTGTTTGGTAGCTTCTAGTTTATCTAATTCTCTTTGTTTATCTCGTTGTTCTTTCAGCAGACGTTTTTGAGTATCTTGTTGAATTGTGCATTCATGTTCGGTAATAGTTAATTGTTGAGCAAGATGTTTGATTTGTTCTTCTGCTGTTTTGACTTGATCAGATAAATCATTGAAATTGTTTTGTTTATTAACCAGTTCCTCTTGAGTGGTTTGCAGAAGTTGAGTTTGTTCGGTAATTTTATTTTCTAGTTGAGATTGTCTTTCTATAATAGTTGCTTGTTCAGTACGTTGAGGATTAAGACTATCTTGAATGGCTGAAATTTGACGAGTAAGATTAGCTTGTTCTTGTACCCAAGCTTCTGATGCTGCTGCAACTTGATCTGCTGTTTCTCTAGTTTGAACTAGTATTTTTTTAGCTTGTTGAGATTTAGAAGATAACTGAGGAATAGTTTCTGTTTCTAATTTATTTTTGACTAAAGTAAGTTGTGCTAAATCCTGCTGATAGTTGTGCAGTGCTTGTTCATTTTTTGCTTGAGCTAATTGCTTTTGTTGAATTAAATTTTGTAATTCTGTTTGTCGCTGTTGTAGTTGATGACGTTTAGCTTTTTGAGTAGCTAAAGTAGACGCGATCGATAGTTGTTCTTCTTCACCCAATGCTTTGACACGAGTATTTAATTGATCTAATTGGGTAGCAGTTTCTGCAATTTTTAACTCTAATTGATTTAATTCTTCAGTTAATTGATTTGACTCTGTTTCACCTTGATTTATCTCTGCTAAAAGTTGTTGTTGTTGTTGGGTTAAGGATTGCCAAATCAATACTATTTCCCATAGCTTTTGTTGCTGAATTTTTTCCTTTAATTTCCGATACCTTTCTGCTTTAATTCGGTCTGCTGCTAAACGATCGCGACTACTAATTAGTTCTTGTTCAATAATATGACAATGTTCTTCTCTTTCGCGAACTTTTTCTAAGGTACGTCTACTTTGTTCAATTTTGCGATCAAATGCTGCTACTCCAGCTAATTCATCAATAATTTCCCTTCTTTCTTTGCCATTCATGGAAATGATGCGCGTAACATCTCCTTGTAAGACAACATTGTAGCCTTCAGGATAAATTCGCAAACGACTCAACTGTTCATGTAATTCTGTAGCGGTACAAACTTCTCCATTCATATAAAAAGTTGAGGAATAATTACCACCCTTCCCAACTTTAAGACGACGAGTAACTGTCCATTCATTGGAGGTTGATTTATCAATTACACCAACATTATTTTTTTGAGGTTCAAGGAAATTGTTTTCTTGATCGCTATGATGATTAATTTCTTCTAATGCCATTGAATTATTTGAAGACTCCACTGAAGAGATTACTTTTTGTTCAGCTAAATCTTCTAAATCCGAAATATCAAAAGTAACTGAAACAATTGCTTCCGATGTGCGACCATTACCATTATTATTATGTTTATGATTGACTAGATCTGGCAAGCGATCGGCACGCATTCCTTTAGAACTAGCTAAACCTAAGCAAAACAACAGTGCATCAAGAATATTGGATTTTCCCGAACCATTTGGACCTGATATAACTGTAAAACCAGGTAAAATCGGAATTTTTGCCGTACCACCAAAAGATTTGAAGTGAGATAGTTCAATGCGCTTGATGTGAACCATGTAAATTGTTTACTTAGCTAGTTAAACAGTATAAATGTATTGGATGAAAAGGTAGACTATCACAAACACTATCTTGTTTGACATATTTCTGGGCAATTGGTGGTAAAAAACCAGTTTTTTTTAACAGTTAGTAATATTTGTTGATGGTTGATGGTTATTATTGGCGTCAGAAACGTGAAACGAA from Stanieria cyanosphaera PCC 7437 encodes:
- the smc gene encoding chromosome segregation protein SMC; amino-acid sequence: MVHIKRIELSHFKSFGGTAKIPILPGFTVISGPNGSGKSNILDALLFCLGLASSKGMRADRLPDLVNHKHNNNGNGRTSEAIVSVTFDISDLEDLAEQKVISSVESSNNSMALEEINHHSDQENNFLEPQKNNVGVIDKSTSNEWTVTRRLKVGKGGNYSSTFYMNGEVCTATELHEQLSRLRIYPEGYNVVLQGDVTRIISMNGKERREIIDELAGVAAFDRKIEQSRRTLEKVREREEHCHIIEQELISSRDRLAADRIKAERYRKLKEKIQQQKLWEIVLIWQSLTQQQQQLLAEINQGETESNQLTEELNQLELKIAETATQLDQLNTRVKALGEEEQLSIASTLATQKAKRHQLQQRQTELQNLIQQKQLAQAKNEQALHNYQQDLAQLTLVKNKLETETIPQLSSKSQQAKKILVQTRETADQVAAASEAWVQEQANLTRQISAIQDSLNPQRTEQATIIERQSQLENKITEQTQLLQTTQEELVNKQNNFNDLSDQVKTAEEQIKHLAQQLTITEHECTIQQDTQKRLLKEQRDKQRELDKLEATKQAQQEAQGTYATQVIINANLPGVHGLVAQLGQVAANYQLALETAAGGRLGCLVVEDERIASQAIELLKAQRAGRATFLPLNKIQAPRHLDTTTLRYNQGFIDLAVNLISCESRYQKIFAYVFNNTVVFDSLNHARHHLGKYRIVTLEGEILESSGAMTGGSQSSRSSLHFGAVSTKESEEVEALKQRLTEIASILSDNDRIIADLSIQIKNLGKELTEARQNGREKQLRLEQLKQEINRLEKQQTQLTNNLQNYQQEQENIQVRLQILATNLPEQEIKLQEYQQRLDELELSHNQSEWQQIQAVIKTKENEFAHQEKILREAENQLKDAASQYQRLSEKNEEAQQHLVQLKQEQLTIKDEQSAINHQLIEIEQKITESEQQLQQLNEQLGTTKQERDRIETLVRKLQNQQQQTCWKLEKLQTTQQERKETLQHLQQQLAEHQQELPDPIPDIPQLINTDEETEAGEQITFDNISEQLEQLQKQIRKGEKKLEAMEPVNMLALEEYEKTEARLQELSEKLSTIAAERTELLLRVEKFTTLRLRAFKEAFDAVNQNFQTIFAELSEGDGHLQLDDEEDPFNGGLNLVAHPKGKPVQRLSSMSGGEKSLTALSFIFSLQRYRPSPFYAFDEVDMFLDGANVARLSKMVKKQAQQAQFLVVSLRRPMIEASERTIGVTQARGAHTQVLGIKL